Sequence from the Phragmites australis chromosome 6, lpPhrAust1.1, whole genome shotgun sequence genome:
tttttggttcAATATCTATGTTTTGGCATTAATGTttatgttttaattttttttttcaatcttaTGTTTGATAGTTTGTTTTTTCTAGATGGTTGCAACAAGGAGACATGTTAGTGTTAGTTCAATTGTGAAGCCTGTTGTTCTGCAAATATATGTCCTAGTCTACGATTTCATTTTTGATTTGTTATAGTGTCAGTTTCTTTGGAAGCTATTTTTCTATTAATATGTGTTAGGCAGCATTTGAATTATTTTGTTATGTTAtagtgtttgcttgtttcaaaaatattttcgatTGTAATATTTTtgtgtttgaatttgaataagTTTGAAATGTCTTGTCTCTATGCTTAATGTGCTGAAATTGCATTCATATCTTTTGACCATATTGTCCAACAATTTAGAGTGTTGCTCAATTCGTCAAGTGGTTGTTCCATGTCTAATGTTTATTCTGTGGATTTGTCATGAAGAAGTTATACATCTACATGGTCTTATGTAACACTTGTGATGCTGACAGGTTTCACTTTTGTAGATTATTTCAATGAGTCAAACCTGTTTTGATTGAAACGATaagtaaaattcaaatttttatgTGAAAACTATTTCCATCCTATTACAGTTGAGTTTTTAAATGATACCATTTTTTATTACAGGTTTGCAATTGGTTTGCAAATGTCTATTACTATAACAGTAAGTTTTTATTCTCACTCTGTTTGCTTAGGCATTGACTTTTGCTTGAACCATTTTTTAATTACTTATATGCTTGTTATATAAATTGCCAAGTTAATACTAAATGCTACTTTAGTACACATGAATTATGCTATAGTTAAAGTATTATGAATAttgtaatttatatattaatgaatTGTATCATGGTAGAATCCAAGTTTATTTTGTTGATCTGTTTTTGTGGGATTCCAGTGGTACCCCATAATTTGATGTTTTGTACAACatagaataattttttaatgttgtCATTTTGATTTTGTGGGATTGCACTAGGACCCCATTATTTGAAGTTTTGCAGAACATAGAAACATGTTGTCTAGTTGTTAATCTGAATTTGTAGTTGTGTAGTTCTGTATATGGTCAGTTGAATGTTGTAATGATGTAGTTGTATTAAATCTTATTTTTGTGTTTTAGGAATGTCAACTGGTGCAAGATCACATTGCAGGGTCAGTTGTCTTATCACTCGCTACCTGGGGATTGTTCCTGATCCTATGCGCTTAGGTGTGACAGACAACCGGAGCAAGGTGGCGACAGTACACAACACAATGAGGGTAGAAGCAAGCGGTGCACAGGAGCGACGGCACATGGCACAAGGTGCTGGCTCTAGCTTTTTTGGCATAAATGATGCAAAGGGGTGGTGGCGGAAAAGGGAGTAGGAGAGGCGGCTTGGGGTGGGGTGGGCAGGGCATAACCCTAATCGACCCTCACCCATCGGCTTTTCTACGGCAAAGCCAGCCAGACCACCCCGCATAGGCTGCACGACATCGAGATGGGCCGCACCAAAGCAGCTGGCTAGCAGGTCGTGCCAACGGGCCACGCCAAGGCACCCACCTCTGTGGGCAGCGTCGGCCAGGTGGTCGTGCTGGGCCATCAGATCGATGGTGCCAATGGGCCACAGTAGGCTCGTCAACGGGCTATCAGGCTAACACCACAACAGTCGCGCCAATGGGCCAGACTAGATCACCATGGGCCACAACAGACCAAAATAACCATACTATATAATATGACATGCAACCTTACATAAAAGCCCTccaatttttatgaaattgcGCGCCAAAAGCTAAATAAAACAGCAATGCTATGTCTTTTCTATCTTAGTCCTCAGACTATGTGAAATTTATGTTTTGTTCTATTTACCTCATGTAAAAAATGCTTTCTGGACCCTCAAGTTCTATGGAATAGCATAGTGATGTATATTTTCTGCAATTCCAATGTATTACATCAGCGATACTTCATATATCGATATAATTGAAGTTTGATATACATGTTTATTTTATGCATctatttcatttatttattaattctaCAATTTATTATTTCTTTAAGCTTTAGCTTAAACAATTTGCAGTTATTTATGCAAAATATATATAGCGATATCACCACCGTAGTGTACATCAATGTGTCCACAAAGAAAATTGGGGACCTATGTGGGGGGTATAATTCTCTGTTGATCATTAAATACCTTGAGCCCCTAACATGGGGCATATTCATATCCCGATACGCTGACTGTATTTTTATGAGGACAATTTTTCAGCATTAGGGGGAGATCAGAAGTAGCACAAATAATGCCAGGAAATAAATTGGAATTTCATAAGCATTCAGTCCTTAGATCCATGTACTAAAGAATCTAAACTTAAAGTTAAGAGGGTTATAAATTTGCAACACATTGCAAATAATCTGTCAAATGTATTTACTGACTATAAAGGTGTCACAAAATCTCATATTCCCGCTGTAAATGTGCCAAAAAGTGCCCAAAAAAAGTGAAAATACCTAAACCCACTCAACTCCTAAATGCAAATAAAAAGGGGGAAGTATGGTCATAATGGATAACGCTTCTCAAAAGCTTCCAAGGAAACAAAgaaagttaaattttaaaatagtaAATGTGAATCAACCAGATGTTGATAGACACCTTAAAGATACTCAATATCCAAGGTCTAAAAATGCTCAACATCCAAAGCCTAGCATAAATGTGCGCACTACTTTAGATGTTGGGACATCGAAGCACCCTAACTTCACTGTTGTGGAAAATTATGAGGAGTTGCACGgggtaaataaaatatcaacCAATTATATTGATTCTGAAGAATCATATGATAGAAATACTACaattttcgatatttatttctCCTAAAAAAAGTCAAAACCTCGAGGAAGATCCAAAACAAAAGACCATAGCAGAGTGCCTGAAGTTCTCATATTGGATCAAATGGAAAGAGGCAATTGAGGCAGAATTACGCTTACTTAAGAAAAGAGGGGAATTTACATTagtaatacctactcctcaAAACACCTTTTCTAGTGGGATCAAAATGAGTTTTTGTCTGCAAATAGAATGAAAATAATGAGATGCTGAGATTCAAAGCGAGACttatagcacaagggttcacgcagagaaTCGACATCGATTTTGATGAAACTTATTCTCCGGTGAAGAGTGAAATAacattatgatatttaatatctTTGGCAGTTCAAAAGAATTTATCAATGTAGTTGATGATGAGCACATACTTATATGTGTCACTTGATTTGGACATTTACATGAAAGTTCTTGAATGACTTAAAATTCTGAATCCAAATATAAATCATAACATGTATTGTGTTAAATTGAAAAAGTCATTATATGGCTTAAAACAGTCGGTAGGATATGGTACAACCGACTGAATGAGTTTGTTCTacagaagggttactccaaGAATGATGATTGTCCATGTGTATTTACAAAGAAATCCTCAAGAGGgttttgtatcatctcagtgTATATCGACAATCTCAATATCATTGGAAACACACAGGATATAAATAAAGCATACGATCATCTAACGACGGAGTTTGAGATGAACGATTTGGGAAAAACTAAATTCTTCTTATGTCTTCAACTTGAGCATCTTCCATCAGGAATACTTGTGCACCAATCTGCTTATATCCATAATATATTGGAAAATTTCAATGTGGATAAAGCATATACATCAAAGACCTagggatgatgatgaagagatattacgAGCTGAAGTCTCGTATTTCAGTGTCATTGGAGCGctaatgtatcttgcaaattgcatcaGACCTGATATTGTATTTACGGTGAATTTACTAGCCAGACACATCGCAACTCCAACAAAATGTCATTTGGTAGGAGTTAAAAATATACTCAGATATCTCGATGGTACTAAAAATCTTGGTTTATTCTATTAGAAAAATCGATATATGATTATGATTGGATATACTGATGCTGGCTATCTATTAGATCCCCATAATGCCAGATCTCAAACAAGATTTGTATTCCTATATGGAGGAACAACTTTTTCATAGAAGTCTTCTAAATAGACCCTTGTGGCAACTTCAACTAATCAtttgaaataattgcattatatgaagTATCGCATGAATATGTATGGCTTTATAGAATGATTAatcacatacaacaatcatgtggtattggtgCATTAACATCACCAATAATTATCTGCAAAGATAATTCAGCTTTGTATTGCACAAATGCAAacatgttatataaagagcaatattaCAAAACATATTGCTCCAAAATTATTCTATCCTCCTGAACTACAGAAAAGTGGAAAGATAGAAATTTTGTAAACAAAATTTTGTGATAATCTTGCATATTTATTTACAAAGTCTCTACCAAAATTTACATTTCAAAAATATGTACATGATATTGGTATGAGAAGACTATAAGATTTGCAAAGCTCAGGGGGAGTGAACTCCTGATAACATGTTGATCATCAGATCAtatatattgcactctttttctttattagtttttcaatttggtttcccgtataaattttttaatgacgtaatatcaatacaagcatatatatatatgctatatcattttctcctattttttccaCTGGATTTTAAAGAGTTTTCAATAGCAtattgtgtgtgtgtatatatatatatatatatatatatatatatatatatatatatttctcatAGGGTTTTGGAGGAATCTTCAATTTATGCAGAAGTTGTCATTGATCAAGAGGAGTGTTGTGAATATGATCAACTACCGACTCAAAGGATTGAATAACTGCCGACGGTTGCTATGCCCGTTCACTAGCAGTTGCCCGTTCGGAAGGGATGCCCACCAAACGAGCACAAACCTACCCCTTCATCATGTATAAATTCATACAATCATTCAATAAAATGAATAAatctctctatttatattttacaccAACACAGATAAGATAGAAATTACAAGTCCACGTGCCTTTATACACACGTGTCTAATCTCATTCATCTATTTCTCCAACTTAATATTCACATATCCATTGATTTTCTCAAATATCCTatgataatataaataaaattctaTCTTAATGTCTGACACGaatttaaaaagaaataaaggtTTTGATAAAACATGGATCCGCAACCAGTGGAAATTTCCTTTTCTCGATGGAAATGGAATCTTGTGTTGTGCCCGTCGGGCAATTTCCTATTCTTGATGGAAATGGAATCTTATATTGTGTTGGTGCATGGATGGTAGCAGTCCACGTGCGCAGCTACCTACGTTGGTTAGGGCGTACGTGTAGTCCGTAGGTGGCTCGACGTGTCTCCCAATTTTGTCATGTAACATTAATTGTGAGCGTCACCAGGTTTGTATCTTCCTTTGTAGAAGTTCTTAGCAACAACTCGAGTTATTTTGTAACAGCGATATATTCATTAACGAACAATTAATTTTAGTCTTAAAAAACGTGCAATTAATCGTCCGAGTGAGGATACATCAGGACGAGAAATTTCATAGAAAACAGTACAATTTTACTTGGTTTCTACAAAATTCCGCGTTCTATGTACTTAGAAATTAGAACCTATGCAGTTTGCTCGTAGAATAGCAGGTCGATCCTAcaactactacagaaataatcATCTGTACTTTTTTTTCACTACCGTAAACTCTAGacacatataaaaaaatcaaaccaTCAAGAACCAGAACTAATAATGATTATCATTGTTAGTTTTTATTAAGAATCGATAGTAAtacatcactgtcagtttgtaACATGAACTGATAATGATATTATTTCATAAAAAGATATATCTTTAATAACTAGAAGTGGTAATAGCTACTACTACCGGTTGTATTTATGAACCGGTAATATACTCAAAATCTGTATGACTTCCTACGCTCGCGCCTACTCGACTATCTCCTAAGCGCCTTTAAAATCAACACTTGCTTTCAATTGCTCTCGTTCGCTCTCACTTGATCTCTCTTCAGCTCTAACCCACTCCCTTCCACAAATGttgttgccgccgccgctctgGCCATGGATCTGCATGATACTTCTCCCTCTTCGACCACTCAACCACTAGCTCCACTACCACCTTCTCCGGCCACACCTCCTATGCCTACGTCGTCGAACGACGACGAGGCGGAGGCCTCACTGGCTAGGTCATCGGACGAGGCAAAGACCTTGGACTACGTCAACACGGTCAAGACCCCTCCGAGGACGACGTGTGGGACTTCTTCTTCAACGAGCCGACGGTGAAGAAGCCCCGACCAAGctcggatgaggaggaggaggaagaggagaaggaggagaacgCCGGCAACGACGACTACTTCTTCTTCGCCATGGCCGACGGCTGCGGGTAGATGACGTCAAtcatttagggttttttttttgcatggggGTTGAGGGTTTTTTGCACGTGACTATGCATGTCTTTTGATTTTTGTGTACAGTGATGGATTTAGTGAATTAACTATATATTAGTATGATATAAAGctctaattataaatattaGTAATATAAAGTTCGGTTAAATTATTGTATGAtcacttaatttttttctagattgagtatcactgttggttcgtaGCTGAAATCAGTAGGGATACGTATATAAATTGGCAGCGTAAGCTGAAGAACCGATAGACCGACAATGATATGTACAATCATTACCGGTTCTATAACCAACTACCGCTTAATCATTACTAATTAAAAATTGGTAGTAATTAGTTTTTAAACTTGCGGTGATAATCTTTTCTATAATAGTGTACGTACGTTTAACTACCACATGTTTGCATGTAACAATATCCTTATCAGGAATAGTACATTCTCGCAAAATCCAGTAAAAACTAAGGGCGCGTTTGGTTTGGATTCGGTTTCTCGGAAAAACGTTTCTCAGAGGCAGGTGATTCCGAGAATCGGAGAAACACCTCCGAAGCTGTTTCACGTTTCAACGAGAATCATCTCACCGTTTCAGAGAATCACCTCACCGTTTGGTATGTATTCTCGAAGAAACGCTTGAGAATCGGGTGAGAATCTGTAACCAAACGCGCCCTAAAAATGCCACTTTCCGAGACGGGGTCCAAGGGCTTTTTTACGGTCATGTACGTCCACACGCGAGGCACCAAGTGAGCTAGTAACCCGAACGAACCCATCGCCCCCACCATGTGCCCTAGACAGCGACTGCAACTGGATTACTCATCGCCATCGCTATTGGCCATTGCCATTGCAGGTTGCAGAGCaccgcagagagagagagaaaccatGTCCAGATATatacctccacctcctcccaaGCCACACCTTCTTGGAGACCTCACTTGCTCAGCTGCACCAACGCAAGCCAAGCCACCCAACCAGCCAACCAAAGCTGCTTTTGAGCTGTTGAGCAGTTGAGCTACCTAGGTACAGTCACACAGTCGCTTCGCCATGGGCAACTGCGTCCAGAGTAGCCAAGGCCACGGCACCGGAGAAGGCCGCCTGGTGCTAccgcagaggaggaggagaacaagcggcggcgaggaggaggaagaccaAGGGGCGGCGTCGCCGTCGGTGGTGAAGGTGAAGATGGTGCTGACCAAGGGCGAGCTGGGGTGGCTGATGGCGCGGCTCAAGGCCGGCGACCGCCGCCTCGAGGACGTGCTCCACGAGATGGCGCGCAAGCGCGAGGGCCGGGCCGACGGGTGGCGGCCCAGCCTCGAGAGCATCGTCGAGTGCCCGGCCGAGACAGCTGCTGCCGGCCTCGCCGCCAGCTCCGACAACTAATCGGTCGCCACCCGTTCTAATCTCCTTGTGGAGGGTGCAAAATCTGTAGGACAAAGCAAAATATAGAATAACTGAATAGTGATTATTAGCCGCCGTGCATGGCAGTGTTGGGGTGCTTATTAGGGATAATCTAGATAATCAGCGTCCATCTGCCTAGATCATGACCCATGTAAACTGGCATTTGCGATAACTCTTTGTCGTGTAAAGTACCATCTTCCTAGTTCATGACTCATGATCCCTTGCTCGCTTTTGTTAATGCTTTGACTAGTTCTTCTTCTCACACAGTTGAATTGGCCTCGAGTATTGTCGCTGACAACGCTGTCAATCCATAGGTGTGCATGCACTACAGTAAATATGCccgtgaaaaataaataaacttaTCACCGACAGATTTCTAGCTACACATGTCAAACCAGTGCCGAATTGACGGATGGCGAAATTTTCGTGTGGACTTTCCATATGTAACCTCGAGTTAGTTTTGACATCGGTACGTCATGCAGTTTACTTTTACTCGCCATGGAAGATGATTTCTCACACTGTCACTCAGCGTCAATGGAGACGAGAGACGACTGATCCGACGGCTCAGGGCGACAAATAAGGACACTTTTGGTTGGTTGCGCCTTGACTAACCCGCGACTCTCCAGTCACCTCGCGGTCGATCGACAGCACCACGCAGCGGCAATAAAATGATGAGCAAAGAATTGACCCAACGAGTTTAAGAATTCGTCTTTGGTAGAAAGCTACGCGTTCGTGAaacttttttttagttttggccATGAATATATAAGCAATTATGTTGATTTGTAACGTAAAATTGATACTGCTAGATCCGTCGTGGAAAACAGTTTCATAATATATTGTTTTCTATTCAGGATTACATTTTCGTATAAATTGCTGATCAATCGTGTCACTTTGAGATGATGTCGATGTGATAAACAACTTACATTCTTTTTTAATCAACGAGTGTATCTCGTTACTTATTTTCCAAAAAAGGATTAACCAATCCAACGTACAACTTTTAACTCGAGACTTCTTTAGTTCTTttccaaaaaagagagagacaaAGATAAAATACTTGACAGGTGTGGGCCTGTGACCCAACTGGACGAGCCTTGCTACTGCTAAGCTGGCCGGCCCAAATCTCACTTTGACACGGTGAACGCTTTCAGCCAATGATTTATGGaaatccagttctgtccccgtgtttttttagataaataaataaatattattctAGTCTCTGCATGTCACGATACACACAGCTGTTCATTATTAAAAAAGTTCAAAGGAGGACCCGACACCTCGGGTATGAAAATAAAACATCTCAAAAGCTTGAATATGCATAACATAATTCAATCACCAATTCCATTACTGAACCATAACCCATGTCTAGCAATACGTAACCCTGAATAGAACTTGCATAGAAAAATGAATTTATGTCTTGTAAAAAATAACATCATTACGACTTAACCATATTTTCTGACAAAGGGCACTTGCCTAATGAATATACTTGAGTTTTTGGTTAACCCCAAGAAGCAAACTTCCAAAGGTATTAAAAATACTTGTTGGAGGGTTAATACCAAAGTTAACTTGTACCGCACACCATATAAAGTTAGCAAAACGAGAATAAAAAAGTAGATgtatattttcacccaaattataaaaataacatTTAGTACTAACTTTCCATTGCTGTCTTGCTAAGTTATCTTTGTTAGAGTAACCCTTTACATAGGAACCAAAGGAAAACCTTAATCTTTAGGGGAATTTTAAGTTTCCAAATGTAGCGTTTTTAAGAAGTAACACAATTATTAATCAATGCTCTATCCATCAACTTTACCAAAAACCGACCATTCTGATGTATAGACAATCAAAATGTGTCTTGTTGATCATTGAACTGTATGCCAGTTACTTTAGCAACCTGCTGATGCCATGCAAGTAATTTATTGCCTACTAACGCTCTCGTGAAGGAGATGTTAAGCGGTTCAATACTTGAAATACGATATAATTTCTCAAAAGTGGGGTCATCCATATTATTATCCTAAGTGA
This genomic interval carries:
- the LOC133920612 gene encoding uncharacterized protein LOC133920612; the protein is MGNCVQSSQGHGTGEGRLVLPQRRRRTSGGEEEEDQGAASPSVVKVKMVLTKGELGWLMARLKAGDRRLEDVLHEMARKREGRADGWRPSLESIVECPAETAAAGLAASSDN